From a single Anabas testudineus chromosome 5, fAnaTes1.2, whole genome shotgun sequence genomic region:
- the phf2 gene encoding lysine-specific demethylase phf2 isoform X1: MATVPVYCICRLPYDVTQFMIECDACKDWFHGSCVGVDEDEAPDIDIYHCPNCEKTHGKSTLKKKKNWSKHDTGQSTDIKAVQNGSQVFIKELRSRTFPSADDVVVKLSGSQLTMDYLEENGFNEPILVQKKDGLGTSMPAPTFYISDVENYVGPDVSVDVVDVTKQTDSKMKLKEFVDYYYSTNRKKVLNVINLEFSDTRMNSIVESPQIVRRLSWVENYWPDDALLGKPKVTKYCLICVKDSYTDFHIECGGASVWYHVLKGEKIFFLIKPTSANLSLYERWRSSSNHSEMFFADQVDKCYKCTLKQGQTLFIPSGWINAILTPVDCLAFSGHFVHNLSVEMQMRAYEIEKRLKVKTLTPFPNFETACWYVGRHLLERFKGLHKANKQPAPYLIHGAKIINGAFRAWTKKQALLEHEDELPENMKPSQLIKDLAKEIRLSENATKAIKSEPSIKVPVEEAPSTHSEPEEPVSPAHVPSPSREKARKKASKPPKPPKPPKPPKMPKAPKPPKVPKVKEGGKKKAKKVKESSPPPKPSSFAALESHAKDILSKMDQSKKTKAVKNVLGMSEKEVSKQNNVEKFEIREQNKNKTEAKWKYKNSKPDSLLKMEEECKFDRTPLSGNKDRFSFTMSHKKMLGSKMLKPQTNSSVFGSLQNLKEDKTKPVRDEYEYVSDEGELKIDEFPIRRKKNTVKRDLSFLSDIREPIQPAKKTKFQPMVTKSVDSSDEETLHIDTEAKPEVKSRNSKVKKKSSNSAGILDLLQASKQVGGIDYSTNSQPPASPSTQEAIQGMLSMANLSSSDSLQQPWSNTQSKNNSQSKSNSHGTQVGKKARGGGGSGGSNNSKRPTKRLPKKPRKSSSVESLDYDDDQDHMDACFKDSDYVYPSLESEEDNPVFKSRSKKRKSSDDTPYSPTARVGPSVPRQERPSREGARVASIETGLAAAAAKLSHQEEQQKTKKKKKSTKKKAIVIEEPPKISQDSSSPEHNLDSQDGSLTDHEFNTGTVKSPSGPQPMAPGVFLSQRRPSMSSPNNSTNSTSTNSSSMAKGDRVGSADAKAKRLKKGMATAKQRLGKILKIHRNGKLLL, from the exons ATGGCGACTGTACCAGTATATTGCATCTGCAGATTACCTTACGACGTAACCCAGTTTATGATCGAGTGCGATGCTTGCAAGGACTGGTTCCACGGCAG cTGTGTTGGGGTGGATGAAGATGAAGCTCCAGATATCGACATATATCACTGTCCAAACTGTGAGAAGACCCACGGCAAATCCACAT tgaaaaagaaaaagaactggAGCAAACATGACACGGGGCAAAGCACAGATATCAAAGCTGTTCAGAATGGCAGCCAGGTTTTCATAAAGGAGCTTCGCAGTAGGACATTTCCAAG TGCCGATGATGTGGTGGTGAAGCTGAGTGGCAGTCAGCTGACCATGGATTACCTGGAGGAGAACGGCTTCAATGAACCCATCCTGGTTCAGAAGAAAGATGGTCTGGGCACGTCCATGCCTGCCCCCACCTTCTACATCAGTGATGTGGAGAACTACGTCG GTCCTGATGTCAGCGTGGACGTGGTCGACGTcaccaaacagacagacagcaagATGAAGCTCAAAGAGTTTGTCGATTACTActacagcacaaacagaaagaaagtgttAAACGTCATTAACCTGGAGTTCTCCGACACAAG GATGAACAGTATAGTGGAGAGTCCACAGATTGTGCGGCGGTTGTCTTGGGTGGAAAACTACTGGCCTGACGACGCTCTGCTCGGGAAGCCCAAAGTCACCAAATACTGTCTCATCTGTGTCAAAGACAGCTACACAGACTTCCACATTGAGTGCGGTGGTGCTTCAGTGTGGTACCACGTCCTAAAG ggagAAAAGATCTTCTTCCTCATCAAGCCCACGTCTGCCAACCTGTCTCTGTACGAACGCTGGAGATCATCATCCAATCACAGCGAGATGTTTTTCGCTGACCAGGTGGACAAGTGTTACAAGTGCACTCTGAAGCAAGGCCAGACTCTGTTCATCCCATCAG GTTGGATCAATGCAATACTGACCCCGGTCGACTGCCTGGCGTTCTCTGGACACTTCGTTCACAACCTGAGCGTGGAGATGCAGATGAG AGCGTATGAAATCGAGAAGCGGCTAAAGGTTAAAACTCTCACCCCCTTCCCCAACTTTGAGACGGCGTGCTGGTATGTGGGACGACATCTCCTCGAGCGATTCAAAG GTTTACATAAAGCAAATAAGCAACCAGCTCCATACCTGATACATGGTGCCAAAATCATCAATGGAGCCTTCAGAGCTTGGACAAAGAAGCAG GCCCTCTTGGAACATGAAGATGAGCTTCCAGAGAACATGAAACCATCACAGCTAATTAAGGATCTTGCCAAAGAGATCAGACTGTCAGAG AATGCAACAAAAGCCATCAAGAGTGAGCCCAGCATTAAAGTGCCAGTGGAGGAAGCACCGTCCACCCACTCCGAGCCAGAAGAGCCCGTTTCCCCGGCCCATGTCCCCTCACCCAGCAGGGAGAAGGCCAGGAAGAAGGCTTCCAAACCTCCTAAGCCTCCCAAGCCTCCCAAACCTCCAAAGATGCCCAAGGCCCCCAAGCCTCCGAAGGTGCCTAAGGTCAAGGaaggtggaaagaaaaaagcGAAGAAGGTGAAAGAGTCATCACCACCTCCCAAACCCTCTAGCTTTGCAGCTCTCGAGTCACACGCAAAGGACATCTTGAGTAAAATGGATCAatcaaaaaagacaaag GCTGTTAAGAACGTCTTGGGTATGTCAGAGAAGGAGGTATCAAAGCAGAACAACGTGGAGAAGTTTGAAATCAGAGAGCAGAATAAGAACAAGACTGAAGCAAAATGGAAATACAAG AATAGTAAACCGGATTCCTTGCTGAAAATGGAGGAGGAGTGCAAATTTGACAGAACACCGCTTTCAGGCAATAAAGACAGATTCAGCTTTACTATGTCCCACAAGAAAATGCTTGG CTCCAAGATGTTGAAACCTCAGACCAACTCAAGTGTTTTTGGATCATTACAAAACCTAAAGGAGGACAAAACCAAGCCAGTGAGAGACGAGTATGAGTACGTCTCAGATGAGGGGGAGCTGAAGATTGACGAATTCCCCATCAGACGGAAAAAGAACACAGTTAAGAGAGATCTTTCCT TTTTGTCAGACATCAGAGAACCCATTCAGCcagccaaaaaaacaaagttcCAACCTATGGTGACCAAG AGTGTGGACTCCTCAGATGAAGAGACTTTGCACATAGATACAGAGGCCAAGCCTGAGGTCAAAAGTCGCAACTCCAAGGTGAAGAAAAAGAGCAGCAACTCGGCGGGGATTCTCGACCTTCTGCAGGCGAGCAAGCAAGTGGGTGGGATTGACTACAGCACCAACAG TCAGCCACCTGCGTCTCCCAGCACACAGGAGGCCATTCAGGGCATGCTGTCCATGGCCAACCTGTCGTCTTCAGACAGCTTGCAGCAGCCGTGGAGCAACACCCAGTCTAAAAACAACAGCCAGTCAAAGAGCAACTCGCACGGCACGCAGGTTGGCAAAAAggccagaggaggaggtgggagcgGCGGCAGCAATAACAGCAAGCGGCCCACCAAGCGGCTCCCAAAAAAACCCAGGAAGAGCAGCAGCGTGGAAAGTCTGGATTACGATGACGACCAGGATCACATGGATGCATGTTTCAAGGACTCCGATTACG TTTACCCCTCACTGGAGTCCGAAGAGGATAATCCTGTTTTCAAATCTAGATCGAAAAAGCGGAAAAGTAGTGACGACACTCCATACAGCCCGACCG CTCGTGTAGGACCCTCAGTTCCTCGACAGGAGCGGCCATCGAGGGAAGGAGCACGAGTGGCCTCCATAGAAACTGgactggctgcagcagcagcaaagcttTCTCATCAG GAGGAGCaacagaaaaccaagaaaaagaagaaaagcaccAAAAAGAAGGCAATAGTAATTGAGGAGCCCCCCAAAATCTCTCAGGACAGTAGCTCGCCGGAGCACAATCTGGACTCCCAAGATGGCAGTCTGACAGATCACGAGTTCAACACTGGAACCGTTAAGTCCCCATCAGGACCACAGCCCATGGCACCAGGGGTGTTCCTCAGCCAGAGGCGACCGTCCATGTCTTCTCCCAACAACAGCACCAACTCCACTagcaccaacagcagcagcatggcgAAGGGGGACCGTGTGGGGTCAGCGGACGCCAAAG CTAAGCGGCTAAAGAAAGGCATGGCAACAGCCAAACAAAGACTTGGAAAGATTTTAAAGATCCATCGAAATGGAAAGCTTCTCCTGTAG
- the phf2 gene encoding lysine-specific demethylase phf2 isoform X2, giving the protein MATVPVYCICRLPYDVTQFMIECDACKDWFHGSCVGVDEDEAPDIDIYHCPNCEKTHGKSTLKKKKNWSKHDTGQSTDIKAVQNGSQVFIKELRSRTFPSADDVVVKLSGSQLTMDYLEENGFNEPILVQKKDGLGTSMPAPTFYISDVENYVGPDVSVDVVDVTKQTDSKMKLKEFVDYYYSTNRKKVLNVINLEFSDTRMNSIVESPQIVRRLSWVENYWPDDALLGKPKVTKYCLICVKDSYTDFHIECGGASVWYHVLKGEKIFFLIKPTSANLSLYERWRSSSNHSEMFFADQVDKCYKCTLKQGQTLFIPSGWINAILTPVDCLAFSGHFVHNLSVEMQMRAYEIEKRLKVKTLTPFPNFETACWYVGRHLLERFKGLHKANKQPAPYLIHGAKIINGAFRAWTKKQALLEHEDELPENMKPSQLIKDLAKEIRLSENATKAIKSEPSIKVPVEEAPSTHSEPEEPVSPAHVPSPSREKARKKASKPPKPPKPPKPPKMPKAPKPPKVPKVKEGGKKKAKKVKESSPPPKPSSFAALESHAKDILSKMDQSKKTKAVKNVLGMSEKEVSKQNNVEKFEIREQNKNKTEAKWKYKNSKPDSLLKMEEECKFDRTPLSGNKDRFSFTMSHKKMLGSKMLKPQTNSSVFGSLQNLKEDKTKPVRDEYEYVSDEGELKIDEFPIRRKKNTVKRDLSFLSDIREPIQPAKKTKFQPMVTKSVDSSDEETLHIDTEAKPEVKSRNSKVKKKSSNSAGILDLLQASKQVGGIDYSTNSTQEAIQGMLSMANLSSSDSLQQPWSNTQSKNNSQSKSNSHGTQVGKKARGGGGSGGSNNSKRPTKRLPKKPRKSSSVESLDYDDDQDHMDACFKDSDYVYPSLESEEDNPVFKSRSKKRKSSDDTPYSPTARVGPSVPRQERPSREGARVASIETGLAAAAAKLSHQEEQQKTKKKKKSTKKKAIVIEEPPKISQDSSSPEHNLDSQDGSLTDHEFNTGTVKSPSGPQPMAPGVFLSQRRPSMSSPNNSTNSTSTNSSSMAKGDRVGSADAKAKRLKKGMATAKQRLGKILKIHRNGKLLL; this is encoded by the exons ATGGCGACTGTACCAGTATATTGCATCTGCAGATTACCTTACGACGTAACCCAGTTTATGATCGAGTGCGATGCTTGCAAGGACTGGTTCCACGGCAG cTGTGTTGGGGTGGATGAAGATGAAGCTCCAGATATCGACATATATCACTGTCCAAACTGTGAGAAGACCCACGGCAAATCCACAT tgaaaaagaaaaagaactggAGCAAACATGACACGGGGCAAAGCACAGATATCAAAGCTGTTCAGAATGGCAGCCAGGTTTTCATAAAGGAGCTTCGCAGTAGGACATTTCCAAG TGCCGATGATGTGGTGGTGAAGCTGAGTGGCAGTCAGCTGACCATGGATTACCTGGAGGAGAACGGCTTCAATGAACCCATCCTGGTTCAGAAGAAAGATGGTCTGGGCACGTCCATGCCTGCCCCCACCTTCTACATCAGTGATGTGGAGAACTACGTCG GTCCTGATGTCAGCGTGGACGTGGTCGACGTcaccaaacagacagacagcaagATGAAGCTCAAAGAGTTTGTCGATTACTActacagcacaaacagaaagaaagtgttAAACGTCATTAACCTGGAGTTCTCCGACACAAG GATGAACAGTATAGTGGAGAGTCCACAGATTGTGCGGCGGTTGTCTTGGGTGGAAAACTACTGGCCTGACGACGCTCTGCTCGGGAAGCCCAAAGTCACCAAATACTGTCTCATCTGTGTCAAAGACAGCTACACAGACTTCCACATTGAGTGCGGTGGTGCTTCAGTGTGGTACCACGTCCTAAAG ggagAAAAGATCTTCTTCCTCATCAAGCCCACGTCTGCCAACCTGTCTCTGTACGAACGCTGGAGATCATCATCCAATCACAGCGAGATGTTTTTCGCTGACCAGGTGGACAAGTGTTACAAGTGCACTCTGAAGCAAGGCCAGACTCTGTTCATCCCATCAG GTTGGATCAATGCAATACTGACCCCGGTCGACTGCCTGGCGTTCTCTGGACACTTCGTTCACAACCTGAGCGTGGAGATGCAGATGAG AGCGTATGAAATCGAGAAGCGGCTAAAGGTTAAAACTCTCACCCCCTTCCCCAACTTTGAGACGGCGTGCTGGTATGTGGGACGACATCTCCTCGAGCGATTCAAAG GTTTACATAAAGCAAATAAGCAACCAGCTCCATACCTGATACATGGTGCCAAAATCATCAATGGAGCCTTCAGAGCTTGGACAAAGAAGCAG GCCCTCTTGGAACATGAAGATGAGCTTCCAGAGAACATGAAACCATCACAGCTAATTAAGGATCTTGCCAAAGAGATCAGACTGTCAGAG AATGCAACAAAAGCCATCAAGAGTGAGCCCAGCATTAAAGTGCCAGTGGAGGAAGCACCGTCCACCCACTCCGAGCCAGAAGAGCCCGTTTCCCCGGCCCATGTCCCCTCACCCAGCAGGGAGAAGGCCAGGAAGAAGGCTTCCAAACCTCCTAAGCCTCCCAAGCCTCCCAAACCTCCAAAGATGCCCAAGGCCCCCAAGCCTCCGAAGGTGCCTAAGGTCAAGGaaggtggaaagaaaaaagcGAAGAAGGTGAAAGAGTCATCACCACCTCCCAAACCCTCTAGCTTTGCAGCTCTCGAGTCACACGCAAAGGACATCTTGAGTAAAATGGATCAatcaaaaaagacaaag GCTGTTAAGAACGTCTTGGGTATGTCAGAGAAGGAGGTATCAAAGCAGAACAACGTGGAGAAGTTTGAAATCAGAGAGCAGAATAAGAACAAGACTGAAGCAAAATGGAAATACAAG AATAGTAAACCGGATTCCTTGCTGAAAATGGAGGAGGAGTGCAAATTTGACAGAACACCGCTTTCAGGCAATAAAGACAGATTCAGCTTTACTATGTCCCACAAGAAAATGCTTGG CTCCAAGATGTTGAAACCTCAGACCAACTCAAGTGTTTTTGGATCATTACAAAACCTAAAGGAGGACAAAACCAAGCCAGTGAGAGACGAGTATGAGTACGTCTCAGATGAGGGGGAGCTGAAGATTGACGAATTCCCCATCAGACGGAAAAAGAACACAGTTAAGAGAGATCTTTCCT TTTTGTCAGACATCAGAGAACCCATTCAGCcagccaaaaaaacaaagttcCAACCTATGGTGACCAAG AGTGTGGACTCCTCAGATGAAGAGACTTTGCACATAGATACAGAGGCCAAGCCTGAGGTCAAAAGTCGCAACTCCAAGGTGAAGAAAAAGAGCAGCAACTCGGCGGGGATTCTCGACCTTCTGCAGGCGAGCAAGCAAGTGGGTGGGATTGACTACAGCACCAACAG CACACAGGAGGCCATTCAGGGCATGCTGTCCATGGCCAACCTGTCGTCTTCAGACAGCTTGCAGCAGCCGTGGAGCAACACCCAGTCTAAAAACAACAGCCAGTCAAAGAGCAACTCGCACGGCACGCAGGTTGGCAAAAAggccagaggaggaggtgggagcgGCGGCAGCAATAACAGCAAGCGGCCCACCAAGCGGCTCCCAAAAAAACCCAGGAAGAGCAGCAGCGTGGAAAGTCTGGATTACGATGACGACCAGGATCACATGGATGCATGTTTCAAGGACTCCGATTACG TTTACCCCTCACTGGAGTCCGAAGAGGATAATCCTGTTTTCAAATCTAGATCGAAAAAGCGGAAAAGTAGTGACGACACTCCATACAGCCCGACCG CTCGTGTAGGACCCTCAGTTCCTCGACAGGAGCGGCCATCGAGGGAAGGAGCACGAGTGGCCTCCATAGAAACTGgactggctgcagcagcagcaaagcttTCTCATCAG GAGGAGCaacagaaaaccaagaaaaagaagaaaagcaccAAAAAGAAGGCAATAGTAATTGAGGAGCCCCCCAAAATCTCTCAGGACAGTAGCTCGCCGGAGCACAATCTGGACTCCCAAGATGGCAGTCTGACAGATCACGAGTTCAACACTGGAACCGTTAAGTCCCCATCAGGACCACAGCCCATGGCACCAGGGGTGTTCCTCAGCCAGAGGCGACCGTCCATGTCTTCTCCCAACAACAGCACCAACTCCACTagcaccaacagcagcagcatggcgAAGGGGGACCGTGTGGGGTCAGCGGACGCCAAAG CTAAGCGGCTAAAGAAAGGCATGGCAACAGCCAAACAAAGACTTGGAAAGATTTTAAAGATCCATCGAAATGGAAAGCTTCTCCTGTAG
- the phf2 gene encoding lysine-specific demethylase phf2 isoform X3 yields the protein MATVPVYCICRLPYDVTQFMIECDACKDWFHGSCVGVDEDEAPDIDIYHCPNCEKTHGKSTLKKKKNWSKHDTGQSTDIKAVQNGSQVFIKELRSRTFPSADDVVVKLSGSQLTMDYLEENGFNEPILVQKKDGLGTSMPAPTFYISDVENYVGPDVSVDVVDVTKQTDSKMKLKEFVDYYYSTNRKKVLNVINLEFSDTRMNSIVESPQIVRRLSWVENYWPDDALLGKPKVTKYCLICVKDSYTDFHIECGGASVWYHVLKGEKIFFLIKPTSANLSLYERWRSSSNHSEMFFADQVDKCYKCTLKQGQTLFIPSGWINAILTPVDCLAFSGHFVHNLSVEMQMRAYEIEKRLKVKTLTPFPNFETACWYVGRHLLERFKGLHKANKQPAPYLIHGAKIINGAFRAWTKKQALLEHEDELPENMKPSQLIKDLAKEIRLSENATKAIKSEPSIKVPVEEAPSTHSEPEEPVSPAHVPSPSREKARKKASKPPKPPKPPKPPKMPKAPKPPKVPKVKEGGKKKAKKVKESSPPPKPSSFAALESHAKDILSKMDQSKKTKAVKNVLGMSEKEVSKQNNVEKFEIREQNKNKTEAKWKYKNSKPDSLLKMEEECKFDRTPLSGNKDRFSFTMSHKKMLGSKMLKPQTNSSVFGSLQNLKEDKTKPVRDEYEYVSDEGELKIDEFPIRRKKNTVKRDLSFLSDIREPIQPAKKTKFQPMVTKSVDSSDEETLHIDTEAKPEVKSRNSKVKKKSSNSAGILDLLQASKQVGGIDYSTNSQPPASPSTQEAIQGMLSMANLSSSDSLQQPWSNTQSKNNSQSKSNSHGTQVGKKARGGGGSGGSNNSKRPTKRLPKKPRKSSSVESLDYDDDQDHMDACFKDSDYDNKTSRLEWPRWEQAERMEQLTAASQLSWTLSLETSTTGLAGKTEISALKSHFLLYV from the exons ATGGCGACTGTACCAGTATATTGCATCTGCAGATTACCTTACGACGTAACCCAGTTTATGATCGAGTGCGATGCTTGCAAGGACTGGTTCCACGGCAG cTGTGTTGGGGTGGATGAAGATGAAGCTCCAGATATCGACATATATCACTGTCCAAACTGTGAGAAGACCCACGGCAAATCCACAT tgaaaaagaaaaagaactggAGCAAACATGACACGGGGCAAAGCACAGATATCAAAGCTGTTCAGAATGGCAGCCAGGTTTTCATAAAGGAGCTTCGCAGTAGGACATTTCCAAG TGCCGATGATGTGGTGGTGAAGCTGAGTGGCAGTCAGCTGACCATGGATTACCTGGAGGAGAACGGCTTCAATGAACCCATCCTGGTTCAGAAGAAAGATGGTCTGGGCACGTCCATGCCTGCCCCCACCTTCTACATCAGTGATGTGGAGAACTACGTCG GTCCTGATGTCAGCGTGGACGTGGTCGACGTcaccaaacagacagacagcaagATGAAGCTCAAAGAGTTTGTCGATTACTActacagcacaaacagaaagaaagtgttAAACGTCATTAACCTGGAGTTCTCCGACACAAG GATGAACAGTATAGTGGAGAGTCCACAGATTGTGCGGCGGTTGTCTTGGGTGGAAAACTACTGGCCTGACGACGCTCTGCTCGGGAAGCCCAAAGTCACCAAATACTGTCTCATCTGTGTCAAAGACAGCTACACAGACTTCCACATTGAGTGCGGTGGTGCTTCAGTGTGGTACCACGTCCTAAAG ggagAAAAGATCTTCTTCCTCATCAAGCCCACGTCTGCCAACCTGTCTCTGTACGAACGCTGGAGATCATCATCCAATCACAGCGAGATGTTTTTCGCTGACCAGGTGGACAAGTGTTACAAGTGCACTCTGAAGCAAGGCCAGACTCTGTTCATCCCATCAG GTTGGATCAATGCAATACTGACCCCGGTCGACTGCCTGGCGTTCTCTGGACACTTCGTTCACAACCTGAGCGTGGAGATGCAGATGAG AGCGTATGAAATCGAGAAGCGGCTAAAGGTTAAAACTCTCACCCCCTTCCCCAACTTTGAGACGGCGTGCTGGTATGTGGGACGACATCTCCTCGAGCGATTCAAAG GTTTACATAAAGCAAATAAGCAACCAGCTCCATACCTGATACATGGTGCCAAAATCATCAATGGAGCCTTCAGAGCTTGGACAAAGAAGCAG GCCCTCTTGGAACATGAAGATGAGCTTCCAGAGAACATGAAACCATCACAGCTAATTAAGGATCTTGCCAAAGAGATCAGACTGTCAGAG AATGCAACAAAAGCCATCAAGAGTGAGCCCAGCATTAAAGTGCCAGTGGAGGAAGCACCGTCCACCCACTCCGAGCCAGAAGAGCCCGTTTCCCCGGCCCATGTCCCCTCACCCAGCAGGGAGAAGGCCAGGAAGAAGGCTTCCAAACCTCCTAAGCCTCCCAAGCCTCCCAAACCTCCAAAGATGCCCAAGGCCCCCAAGCCTCCGAAGGTGCCTAAGGTCAAGGaaggtggaaagaaaaaagcGAAGAAGGTGAAAGAGTCATCACCACCTCCCAAACCCTCTAGCTTTGCAGCTCTCGAGTCACACGCAAAGGACATCTTGAGTAAAATGGATCAatcaaaaaagacaaag GCTGTTAAGAACGTCTTGGGTATGTCAGAGAAGGAGGTATCAAAGCAGAACAACGTGGAGAAGTTTGAAATCAGAGAGCAGAATAAGAACAAGACTGAAGCAAAATGGAAATACAAG AATAGTAAACCGGATTCCTTGCTGAAAATGGAGGAGGAGTGCAAATTTGACAGAACACCGCTTTCAGGCAATAAAGACAGATTCAGCTTTACTATGTCCCACAAGAAAATGCTTGG CTCCAAGATGTTGAAACCTCAGACCAACTCAAGTGTTTTTGGATCATTACAAAACCTAAAGGAGGACAAAACCAAGCCAGTGAGAGACGAGTATGAGTACGTCTCAGATGAGGGGGAGCTGAAGATTGACGAATTCCCCATCAGACGGAAAAAGAACACAGTTAAGAGAGATCTTTCCT TTTTGTCAGACATCAGAGAACCCATTCAGCcagccaaaaaaacaaagttcCAACCTATGGTGACCAAG AGTGTGGACTCCTCAGATGAAGAGACTTTGCACATAGATACAGAGGCCAAGCCTGAGGTCAAAAGTCGCAACTCCAAGGTGAAGAAAAAGAGCAGCAACTCGGCGGGGATTCTCGACCTTCTGCAGGCGAGCAAGCAAGTGGGTGGGATTGACTACAGCACCAACAG TCAGCCACCTGCGTCTCCCAGCACACAGGAGGCCATTCAGGGCATGCTGTCCATGGCCAACCTGTCGTCTTCAGACAGCTTGCAGCAGCCGTGGAGCAACACCCAGTCTAAAAACAACAGCCAGTCAAAGAGCAACTCGCACGGCACGCAGGTTGGCAAAAAggccagaggaggaggtgggagcgGCGGCAGCAATAACAGCAAGCGGCCCACCAAGCGGCTCCCAAAAAAACCCAGGAAGAGCAGCAGCGTGGAAAGTCTGGATTACGATGACGACCAGGATCACATGGATGCATGTTTCAAGGACTCCGATTACG ATAATAAAACGTCTAGATTGGAATGGCCACGCTGGGAGCAGGCAGAGAGAATGGAGCAGTTAACAGCTGCCTCCCAGCTGTCCTGGACACTGTCATTGGAAACTTCCACCACTGGACTTGcagggaaaacagaaataagTGCACTTAAgtcacattttctgctttatgTGTGA